A region from the Luteolibacter flavescens genome encodes:
- a CDS encoding AAA family ATPase, giving the protein MSDLISARQTARRLEDAVRTVVRGQDAALRNILASLAAGGHVLVEDVPGTGKTTLAKAIARAVDGAAFKRVQFTPDLLPGDILGVSIFDPRSQEFRFRPGPIFADILLADEINRASPRTQSALLEAMAERQATIDGERHDLNGLFFVIATQNPVEFRGTYPLPEAQMDRFMVQSRLGYVTPEEERSILSDQIDTHPVDRLQPVINRDDLVGLLEATRTVRISDELRGYIVDIVSATRGRDDVQLAASPRASIALMKMSQALSLFEGREFVVPETIQAVAADVIAHRMVIAPEAKLSGVTGRQIIADLLTEIPVPV; this is encoded by the coding sequence ATGAGCGACCTCATCTCCGCCCGCCAAACCGCCCGCCGCCTGGAAGACGCCGTCCGCACCGTGGTGCGCGGCCAGGACGCCGCCCTGCGAAACATCCTCGCCAGCCTCGCCGCCGGTGGCCACGTGCTCGTCGAGGACGTCCCCGGCACTGGGAAGACCACGCTCGCCAAGGCGATTGCCCGCGCGGTCGATGGCGCCGCCTTCAAGCGCGTCCAATTCACGCCCGACCTCCTGCCGGGCGACATCCTCGGCGTCTCGATCTTCGATCCCCGCAGCCAGGAATTCCGCTTCCGTCCGGGCCCGATCTTCGCGGACATCCTGTTGGCAGACGAGATCAACCGCGCCTCGCCGCGCACGCAGTCGGCCCTGCTGGAAGCCATGGCCGAGCGCCAGGCGACCATCGATGGAGAGCGCCACGATCTGAATGGCCTCTTCTTCGTCATCGCCACGCAGAACCCGGTCGAGTTCCGCGGAACCTACCCGCTGCCGGAGGCGCAGATGGACCGCTTCATGGTGCAGAGCCGTCTCGGCTACGTCACCCCGGAGGAAGAGCGGAGCATTCTTTCCGACCAGATCGACACGCATCCGGTCGATCGCCTGCAGCCGGTGATCAATCGCGACGATCTCGTGGGCCTGCTGGAGGCCACCCGCACGGTGCGCATCAGCGATGAGCTACGCGGCTACATCGTGGACATCGTCTCCGCCACCCGCGGCCGCGATGACGTGCAGCTCGCCGCCAGCCCGCGAGCCTCGATTGCGCTGATGAAGATGTCGCAGGCGCTATCCCTTTTCGAAGGCCGTGAATTCGTCGTGCCCGAGACCATCCAGGCGGTCGCTGCGGATGTCATCGCGCACCGCATGGTCATCGCCCCGGAGGCAAAGCTCTCCGGCGTGACAGGCCGCCAAATCATCGCCGACCTCCTCACGGAGATCCCGGTGCCGGTGTGA
- a CDS encoding M42 family metallopeptidase: MTKDDREFLFTLLKTPSPTGFEMPGQRVWADHLRPFATEVACDAYGSTWARLEGKSKHTVMLAAHADEIGYMIKTIQSDGFIRIDRIGGSDAATARGRRVIFAGDKGPVMGIIGNTAIHLRRDNLGDEKAPQPHDLWVDVGASNEKEVAALGLRVGHPGVYEDGPAELANKRLISRALDNRIGGYIIAQVLKRIAKSKKKPAVTLLCMNTVQEEIGGHGAMMATYRHQPDVCICLDVTHATDTPGIDANKFGSVKLGGGPSVSHGTANHPLVMKRLMEVAAKAKIPLQHEASSRFTGTDTDKIFNIREGVPSGLVSLPLRCMHSVVETAHLDDIERIIDLLTDFVLSLGAKDTFHQTL; the protein is encoded by the coding sequence ATGACGAAAGACGACCGGGAGTTCCTTTTCACCCTGCTCAAAACCCCCAGCCCGACCGGTTTCGAGATGCCCGGCCAACGGGTGTGGGCGGACCACCTCCGGCCCTTCGCCACGGAGGTCGCCTGCGACGCCTACGGCTCCACCTGGGCACGGCTCGAGGGCAAGTCGAAGCACACCGTGATGCTCGCCGCCCACGCCGACGAGATCGGCTACATGATCAAGACGATCCAGTCGGACGGCTTCATCCGCATCGACCGCATCGGCGGCAGCGACGCGGCCACCGCACGGGGACGCCGGGTGATTTTCGCCGGGGACAAGGGCCCGGTCATGGGCATCATCGGCAATACCGCCATCCACCTGCGCCGCGACAATCTCGGCGATGAGAAGGCCCCCCAGCCGCACGACCTGTGGGTGGACGTGGGAGCTTCAAACGAAAAGGAAGTCGCCGCGCTCGGCCTGCGGGTCGGCCACCCGGGAGTCTATGAAGACGGCCCGGCGGAGCTGGCGAACAAGCGCCTGATCAGCCGCGCGCTGGATAACCGCATCGGCGGCTACATCATCGCCCAGGTGCTGAAGCGCATCGCCAAGTCGAAGAAGAAGCCCGCCGTGACCCTGCTCTGCATGAATACCGTGCAGGAGGAAATCGGCGGCCACGGCGCGATGATGGCGACGTACCGCCACCAGCCCGACGTCTGCATCTGTCTCGACGTCACGCACGCGACCGACACCCCGGGCATCGATGCGAACAAATTCGGCTCGGTGAAGCTGGGCGGCGGCCCGAGCGTCAGCCACGGCACGGCGAATCACCCGCTGGTGATGAAGCGCCTCATGGAAGTGGCCGCGAAGGCAAAGATCCCTCTCCAGCACGAGGCCAGCAGCCGCTTCACCGGCACGGACACCGACAAGATCTTCAACATCCGCGAAGGCGTCCCGAGCGGACTCGTCTCGCTGCCCCTGCGCTGCATGCACTCGGTGGTGGAGACCGCGCACCTCGATGACATCGAAAGGATCATCGATCTGCTCACGGATTTCGTGCTATCCTTGGGTGCGAAGGACACCTTCCACCAGACCCTATGA
- a CDS encoding glycerophosphodiester phosphodiesterase → MKHILTLAAGLMAATAMHAAEPFLVAHRGASHDAPENTLPAFELAWKQGADAIEGDFYLTKDGKIVCIHDGDTKRTGGGTKLVVKDSTLAELQALDAGAWFKPEFKGTKMPTLSEVAATVPAGKKIYVEVKCGPEIVPAMMEDLAASGLKDEQIVIISFQAPVIAEVKKVKPAYKACWLASFGKDLPLNPGTDKVLATLRDIKADGFSSKADARLDAAFVKTIQDAGFEYHCWTVDDVPTARRFLGFGTLSVTTNRPEFIRLGLRAGD, encoded by the coding sequence ATGAAGCATATTCTCACCCTCGCCGCCGGCCTCATGGCCGCGACCGCCATGCATGCCGCCGAGCCATTCCTCGTAGCCCACCGCGGTGCCTCCCACGATGCGCCGGAGAATACCCTGCCTGCCTTCGAGCTCGCGTGGAAGCAGGGCGCGGACGCGATCGAGGGCGACTTTTACCTGACCAAGGATGGCAAGATCGTCTGCATTCACGACGGCGACACCAAGCGCACGGGCGGCGGCACCAAGCTGGTGGTGAAGGACAGCACGCTCGCCGAACTCCAGGCGCTGGATGCCGGTGCGTGGTTCAAGCCGGAATTCAAGGGCACGAAGATGCCGACCCTCAGCGAGGTGGCGGCGACGGTGCCCGCCGGGAAGAAGATCTACGTGGAGGTGAAGTGCGGCCCGGAAATCGTGCCCGCCATGATGGAAGACCTCGCCGCCTCCGGCCTGAAGGACGAGCAGATCGTGATCATCTCCTTCCAAGCCCCGGTCATCGCCGAGGTGAAGAAGGTGAAGCCTGCCTACAAGGCCTGCTGGCTTGCCTCCTTCGGAAAGGATCTGCCGCTCAATCCCGGGACGGACAAGGTGCTGGCCACCCTGCGCGACATCAAGGCGGACGGCTTCAGCTCGAAGGCGGACGCCCGTCTCGACGCGGCCTTTGTGAAGACGATCCAAGATGCAGGTTTCGAGTATCACTGCTGGACCGTGGACGACGTGCCGACCGCGCGCCGCTTCCTTGGCTTCGGCACGCTGTCGGTCACGACGAATCGCCCCGAGTTCATCCGCCTGGGTCTTCGCGCGGGCGACTGA
- a CDS encoding alkaline phosphatase D family protein encodes MNPFRPVFPLDSPNLSRRSFIGASSSMLVALGAGRAWSNQPVAKEKPSFQAYPFQLGVASGDPSADGFVIWTRLAPEPLAGGGMPRESVWVHWQVAEDEAMTKVVASGKQIANPDWAHSVHVEVTGLKPDRWYWYQFKAGAEISQRGRTRTLESPDRAAAQTSPLKMTFASCQHYEGGFYTAYQHMLAEAPDLVLHLGDYIYEGSSREGQVRKHNSQEIITLEDYRNRHAQYKSDPSLQAMHAAAPWVVTWDDHEFDNNYAGDIPEEKGPASKEDFLLRRAAAYQAYYEHMPLRAACIPKGPGMKLYRSVRHGSLVDFHVLDTRQHRTDQPNRDRPGPASMNPDGTMLGAIQRDWLLGELKNSRASWNVLAQQVMMARVDRTKGPKEMYSMDQWPGYEVERQALLRAFMDLKVSNPVVLTGDIHTHWANELPVEPSQADAPSAGTEFVCTSITSKGDGTDHPAGLESMLSQNPFVKYHGDHRGYVSCVIDSKSWRSDFRTVDYVTRPGAPLKTQASFVVESGRAVLNKA; translated from the coding sequence ATGAATCCTTTCCGTCCCGTCTTCCCCCTCGACTCGCCGAATCTCAGCCGACGCTCGTTCATCGGTGCATCCAGCTCGATGCTTGTCGCCCTTGGTGCGGGCCGTGCGTGGAGCAATCAGCCGGTGGCGAAGGAGAAGCCTTCTTTCCAAGCGTATCCGTTCCAGCTCGGGGTGGCATCGGGCGATCCCTCCGCGGATGGCTTCGTCATCTGGACGCGTCTCGCACCGGAGCCGCTCGCCGGTGGCGGCATGCCGCGCGAGTCGGTCTGGGTTCACTGGCAGGTGGCCGAGGATGAGGCGATGACGAAGGTGGTCGCGAGCGGCAAGCAGATCGCGAATCCCGATTGGGCGCATTCGGTGCACGTCGAGGTGACCGGCCTGAAGCCGGACCGCTGGTACTGGTATCAATTCAAGGCAGGTGCCGAGATCAGCCAGCGCGGTCGCACGCGCACGCTGGAGAGTCCGGATCGCGCGGCGGCCCAGACATCGCCGCTGAAGATGACCTTCGCCTCGTGCCAGCACTACGAGGGGGGCTTCTACACCGCCTACCAGCACATGCTCGCGGAGGCCCCGGACCTGGTGCTGCACCTCGGCGACTACATCTACGAGGGCTCGAGCCGCGAAGGCCAAGTCCGCAAGCACAACAGCCAGGAAATCATCACGCTGGAGGACTACCGCAACCGCCACGCGCAGTACAAGTCCGATCCCTCGCTGCAGGCGATGCACGCCGCCGCCCCGTGGGTGGTGACGTGGGACGACCATGAATTCGACAACAACTACGCGGGCGACATCCCGGAGGAGAAGGGGCCAGCCTCGAAGGAGGACTTCCTGCTGCGCCGTGCGGCGGCCTACCAGGCCTACTACGAGCACATGCCGCTGCGCGCGGCGTGCATCCCGAAGGGCCCGGGCATGAAGCTCTACCGCAGCGTGCGCCACGGCAGCCTGGTGGACTTCCACGTGCTGGATACCCGCCAGCACCGCACCGACCAGCCGAACCGCGACCGCCCCGGCCCGGCATCGATGAATCCGGACGGCACCATGCTCGGCGCGATCCAGCGCGACTGGCTGCTCGGAGAGCTGAAGAATTCCCGTGCCTCCTGGAACGTGCTCGCCCAGCAGGTGATGATGGCGCGAGTCGATCGCACGAAGGGGCCGAAGGAGATGTATAGCATGGACCAGTGGCCGGGCTACGAGGTGGAACGCCAGGCTCTGCTGCGCGCCTTCATGGACCTGAAGGTGTCGAATCCGGTGGTGCTCACCGGTGACATCCATACCCACTGGGCGAACGAACTGCCGGTGGAGCCGAGCCAGGCCGATGCCCCGAGCGCGGGCACGGAATTCGTCTGCACCTCCATCACCTCGAAGGGCGACGGCACCGATCATCCCGCCGGCCTGGAGTCGATGCTCTCCCAGAATCCATTCGTGAAGTACCACGGCGACCATCGCGGTTACGTGAGCTGCGTGATCGACTCGAAGTCGTGGCGCAGCGACTTCCGCACGGTGGACTATGTGACCCGACCGGGGGCTCCGCTCAAGACGCAGGCTTCCTTCGTCGTCGAGAGCGGCCGGGCGGTCCTGAACAAGGCCTGA